The following proteins come from a genomic window of Streptomyces sp. Sge12:
- a CDS encoding CGNR zinc finger domain-containing protein: MELAHYSDFAVRLVNTEEPARNKDSLTSVDAVRALFGASQQMARRVTDGDVTRFRNVRGRLRSVFEAADGGDEVLAVDLLNSLLMEFPVSPQVSGHETLAEDGRPDWHIHLAEHPSNASAGYAAMAAMGLAFALTEHGPDRLGLCQAAPCRNAYLDTSTNRSRRYCSDRCATRANVAAYRARKRLEAEASARSGRSAETAQDSRALSER, encoded by the coding sequence GTGGAACTGGCCCATTACTCGGACTTCGCCGTGCGCCTGGTCAACACCGAGGAGCCGGCCCGCAACAAGGACTCGCTCACCTCGGTGGACGCCGTCCGCGCCCTGTTCGGCGCCAGTCAGCAGATGGCGCGCCGCGTCACCGACGGTGACGTCACCCGCTTCCGCAACGTCCGCGGCCGCCTGCGCTCCGTCTTCGAGGCCGCCGACGGCGGCGACGAGGTCCTCGCGGTCGACCTGCTGAACTCGCTGCTCATGGAGTTCCCCGTCAGCCCGCAGGTGTCCGGCCACGAGACCCTGGCCGAGGACGGCCGCCCCGACTGGCACATCCACCTCGCCGAACACCCCTCGAACGCCTCCGCGGGCTACGCCGCCATGGCGGCCATGGGCCTGGCCTTCGCCCTCACCGAGCACGGCCCCGACCGGCTCGGCCTGTGCCAGGCCGCGCCCTGCCGCAACGCCTACCTCGACACCTCCACCAACCGCTCCCGGCGCTACTGCTCCGACCGCTGCGCCACCCGGGCGAACGTGGCCGCCTACCGCGCCCGCAAGCGGCTGGAGGCCGAGGCGTCCGCCCGCAGCGGGCGCAGCGCCGAGACCGCCCAGGACAGCCGGGCCCTCAGCGAACGCTGA
- a CDS encoding class I SAM-dependent methyltransferase, giving the protein MADTADSTASTTDWQAWQDSWDRQQEWYMPDREERFRVMLDMVEALVGPAPRVLDLACGTGSITDRVLKRFPEATSTGVDLDPALLTIAEGHFAGDERVAFVTADLKDPNWRAALPHDTYDAVLTATALHWLPSGDLAVLYGQLAPLLAPGGVFMNADHMPDPATPRIDAAEHAHRHAGMDRARAAGAVDWREWWDLAGADPALTEQVKQRFEIYGEHADGDTPSEAWHARTLRAAGFAEARTVWRSPSDALVLGLK; this is encoded by the coding sequence ATGGCTGATACGGCGGACAGCACGGCGAGCACGACCGACTGGCAGGCCTGGCAGGACAGCTGGGACCGGCAGCAGGAGTGGTACATGCCCGACCGCGAGGAACGGTTCCGCGTGATGCTGGACATGGTCGAGGCACTGGTGGGACCGGCCCCCCGCGTTCTGGATCTCGCATGCGGTACGGGAAGTATTACGGACCGCGTCCTCAAGCGGTTCCCGGAAGCCACCAGTACGGGCGTCGATCTCGACCCCGCCCTGTTGACCATCGCCGAGGGCCACTTCGCCGGGGACGAGCGGGTCGCCTTCGTGACCGCCGACCTCAAGGACCCGAACTGGCGCGCCGCCCTCCCCCACGACACCTACGACGCCGTCCTGACGGCCACCGCCCTGCACTGGCTGCCGAGCGGGGACCTGGCCGTCCTGTACGGGCAGCTCGCGCCGCTGCTGGCGCCGGGCGGGGTGTTCATGAACGCCGACCACATGCCCGACCCGGCCACCCCGCGCATCGACGCCGCCGAGCACGCCCACCGGCACGCCGGCATGGACCGGGCCAGGGCGGCGGGGGCGGTGGACTGGCGCGAGTGGTGGGACCTGGCGGGCGCGGACCCGGCGCTGACCGAACAGGTCAAGCAGCGCTTCGAGATCTACGGGGAGCACGCGGACGGCGACACCCCCTCCGAGGCCTGGCACGCCCGGACCCTGCGTGCCGCGGGCTTCGCGGAGGCCCGTACGGTCTGGCGCTCCCCCTCGGACGCGCTGGTCCTAGGACTGAAGTAG
- a CDS encoding amino acid ABC transporter ATP-binding protein yields MTTAMVKAEGVHKSYGAAHILKGIDLEVAPREVFCLVGPSGSGKSTFLRCINHLEQVNAGRLYVDGQLVGYRQKGDKLYELKDSEVAAQRRDIGMVFQRFNLFPHMTAIENVMEAPVMVKGESKAVARERAAKLLDRVGLGDKGGNYPTQLSGGQQQRVAIARALAMEPKLMLFDEPTSALDPELVGDVLDVMRDLAESGMTMIVVTHEMGFAREVGDNLVFMDGGVVVESGHPREVLGNPQHDRTKAFLSKVL; encoded by the coding sequence ATGACGACTGCCATGGTGAAGGCCGAGGGCGTCCACAAGTCCTACGGTGCGGCGCACATCCTCAAGGGCATCGACCTGGAGGTCGCCCCGCGTGAGGTGTTCTGCCTGGTCGGTCCGTCCGGTTCCGGCAAGTCGACGTTCCTGCGGTGCATCAACCACCTGGAGCAGGTCAACGCCGGACGGCTGTACGTCGACGGGCAGCTGGTGGGCTACCGCCAGAAGGGCGACAAGCTCTACGAGCTGAAGGACAGCGAGGTCGCGGCGCAGCGTCGGGACATCGGCATGGTCTTCCAGCGGTTCAACCTGTTCCCGCACATGACGGCCATCGAGAACGTCATGGAAGCGCCGGTCATGGTCAAGGGCGAGTCGAAGGCGGTGGCGCGCGAGCGCGCCGCCAAGCTCCTGGACCGGGTCGGGCTGGGCGACAAGGGCGGGAACTACCCCACCCAGCTCTCCGGCGGGCAGCAGCAGCGCGTGGCGATCGCCCGTGCGCTGGCCATGGAGCCGAAGCTGATGCTCTTCGACGAGCCGACCTCGGCGCTCGACCCGGAGCTCGTGGGTGACGTCCTGGACGTCATGCGGGACCTGGCCGAGTCGGGCATGACCATGATCGTGGTCACCCACGAGATGGGCTTCGCCCGCGAGGTCGGCGACAACCTCGTCTTCATGGACGGCGGCGTGGTCGTCGAGTCGGGTCACCCCCGCGAGGTCCTGGGCAACCCCCAGCACGACCGGACGAAGGCATTCCTGTCCAAGGTGCTGTAG
- a CDS encoding amino acid ABC transporter permease — MTDKLDKVPDPADTPPAGAVPPEAIRAIPVRHYGRWISAVVVIGLVVALVVAFSQGNVRWATVPEKLFDPTILRGVVNTIWISIASMALGLVLGVLFAVMRLSKNPVTSTIAWFYIWLFRGTPVYVQLLIWFNLALIFPILNLGFYKDEMTQVMTPFLAALLGLGLNEGAYMAEIVRAGIQSVDEGQTEASHALGMTRTQTMRRVVLPQAMRVIVPPSGNEFINMLKTSSLVVAVQYFDLLRAAQDIASTSFAVMEMFFVASIWYLALTSVFSVGQYYLERRYARGALRSLPPTPLQKIKAKLSSFSNRKAVA, encoded by the coding sequence GTGACTGACAAGCTCGACAAGGTCCCGGACCCGGCGGACACCCCGCCGGCCGGGGCCGTCCCCCCCGAGGCGATCCGTGCCATCCCGGTCCGCCACTACGGTCGCTGGATCAGCGCCGTGGTCGTCATCGGCCTGGTCGTGGCGCTCGTCGTCGCCTTCTCGCAGGGCAACGTGCGCTGGGCGACCGTGCCGGAGAAGCTGTTCGACCCGACGATCCTGCGCGGTGTCGTCAACACGATCTGGATCAGCATCGCCTCGATGGCGCTGGGCCTGGTGCTCGGTGTCCTCTTCGCGGTCATGCGGCTCTCGAAGAACCCGGTCACCAGCACCATCGCCTGGTTCTACATCTGGCTCTTCCGCGGCACCCCGGTGTACGTGCAGCTGCTGATCTGGTTCAACCTCGCCCTGATCTTCCCGATCCTGAACCTCGGGTTCTACAAGGACGAGATGACCCAGGTCATGACGCCCTTCCTCGCGGCCCTGCTCGGTCTGGGCCTCAACGAGGGCGCGTACATGGCGGAGATCGTCCGCGCCGGCATCCAGTCGGTCGACGAGGGCCAGACGGAGGCCTCGCACGCGCTGGGCATGACCCGTACGCAGACCATGCGCCGGGTCGTCCTGCCGCAGGCCATGCGGGTGATCGTGCCGCCGTCGGGCAACGAGTTCATCAACATGCTCAAGACCTCCTCGCTCGTGGTGGCGGTGCAGTACTTCGACCTGCTGCGTGCGGCTCAGGACATCGCGTCCACGTCGTTCGCGGTGATGGAGATGTTCTTCGTCGCCTCGATCTGGTACCTCGCCCTGACCAGCGTGTTCAGCGTCGGCCAGTACTACCTGGAGCGTCGTTACGCCCGGGGTGCGCTGCGCTCGCTGCCGCCCACGCCGCTGCAGAAGATCAAGGCGAAACTGTCCAGCTTCTCGAACCGCAAGGCGGTGGCCTGA
- a CDS encoding ABC transporter substrate-binding protein — MTASTTRRTTAARSRIAAVGAIAVTGALILTGCGDQTDKASGTPSGAANNSAPLFSKLPKKIQDAGVIKVGTDATYAPMEFTEGGKIVGVDPDVAAALSKQLGVQFKFESGTFDTLIGSMQTGRSDLVMSSLTDTKARQEGLDDKGAKTGAGVDFVDYFSASTGILVKKGNPQGIKTLDDLCGKTVAVQRGTTYEESAKTQAEKCKTDGKGELKIESFPTDAEAQTRVKAGGAAADLNDSPVAAYIAQTAGGGNDFEAIANPTDAGLFGIAVDKKNTELRDALKEALDAVIKDGTYKAALDKWNAGSGAVTEAKINAGS, encoded by the coding sequence ATGACCGCTAGCACCACCCGTCGTACGACCGCCGCACGGTCCCGGATCGCCGCGGTCGGCGCGATCGCGGTTACGGGCGCCCTGATCCTCACCGGCTGTGGTGACCAGACCGACAAGGCCTCCGGCACCCCGTCGGGCGCGGCGAACAACAGCGCCCCGCTCTTCTCCAAGCTCCCGAAGAAGATCCAGGACGCCGGTGTCATCAAGGTCGGCACGGACGCCACCTATGCGCCGATGGAGTTCACCGAGGGCGGCAAGATCGTCGGCGTCGACCCCGACGTCGCGGCGGCCCTGAGCAAGCAGCTCGGCGTGCAGTTCAAGTTCGAGTCCGGCACTTTCGACACCCTGATCGGCAGCATGCAGACGGGTCGCAGCGACCTGGTCATGTCCTCGCTCACCGACACCAAGGCCCGTCAGGAGGGCCTGGACGACAAGGGCGCCAAGACCGGTGCCGGTGTCGACTTCGTCGACTACTTCTCCGCCTCGACCGGCATCCTGGTCAAGAAGGGCAACCCCCAGGGCATCAAGACCCTCGACGACCTGTGCGGCAAGACGGTCGCCGTCCAGCGCGGCACCACGTACGAGGAGTCCGCGAAGACCCAGGCCGAGAAGTGCAAGACGGACGGCAAGGGCGAGCTCAAGATCGAGTCCTTCCCGACCGATGCCGAGGCCCAGACCCGCGTGAAGGCCGGTGGCGCCGCCGCCGACCTGAACGACTCCCCGGTCGCCGCGTACATCGCGCAGACCGCCGGCGGCGGCAACGACTTCGAGGCCATCGCCAACCCGACCGACGCCGGCCTCTTCGGCATCGCGGTGGACAAGAAGAACACCGAGCTGCGCGACGCGCTCAAGGAAGCCCTCGACGCGGTCATCAAGGACGGCACGTACAAGGCCGCCCTGGACAAGTGGAACGCGGGCTCCGGCGCCGTGACCGAGGCCAAGATCAACGCCGGTTCCTGA
- a CDS encoding NAD(P)-dependent malic enzyme, with protein MAAEIFNPRSDSVTDNNPDAVFALHRGGKMAIQATVPVTNKDDLSLAYTPGVAKVCSAIAEQPELVNEYTWKSNVVAVVTDGTAVLGLGDIGPEASLPVMEGKAILFKQFGGVDAVPIALATKDTDEIIETVIRLAPSFGGVNLEDISAPRCFEIERRLQEALDIPIFHDDQHGTAIVTLAALRNAAKLTGRTLGDLRAVISGAGAAGIAIAKILVDAGIGDVCVTDRKGVVSADRSDLTDVKAEIAGLTNRTGQTGSLETALNGADVFIGVSGGTVPEAAVASMAKDAFVFAMANPNPEVHPDVAHKYAAVVATGRSDFPNQINNVLAFPGIFAGALKVRATRITEGMKIAAADAIAGVVGDELAADYVIPSPFDERVAEAVATAVAAAAKADGVARLV; from the coding sequence GTGGCAGCGGAGATCTTCAACCCTCGCAGTGACAGCGTCACGGACAACAACCCGGACGCGGTGTTCGCGCTGCACCGGGGCGGCAAGATGGCCATCCAGGCCACAGTGCCGGTCACCAACAAGGATGACCTTTCCCTCGCGTACACGCCCGGCGTGGCGAAGGTGTGCAGCGCCATCGCCGAGCAGCCGGAGCTGGTGAACGAGTACACCTGGAAGTCCAACGTGGTCGCCGTCGTCACCGACGGTACGGCCGTGCTCGGACTCGGTGACATCGGTCCCGAGGCCTCCCTCCCCGTCATGGAGGGCAAGGCCATTCTCTTCAAGCAGTTCGGTGGTGTGGACGCGGTTCCGATCGCGCTCGCCACCAAGGACACGGACGAGATCATCGAGACGGTCATCCGTCTCGCTCCGTCCTTCGGCGGGGTGAACCTGGAGGACATCTCCGCCCCCCGCTGCTTCGAGATCGAGCGCCGCCTCCAGGAGGCGCTGGACATCCCGATCTTCCACGACGACCAGCACGGCACGGCCATCGTGACGCTGGCCGCGCTGCGCAACGCGGCGAAGCTGACGGGTCGCACCCTCGGCGACCTGCGCGCCGTGATCTCGGGCGCCGGCGCCGCCGGTATCGCCATCGCGAAGATCCTGGTGGACGCGGGCATCGGCGACGTCTGCGTCACCGACCGCAAGGGCGTCGTGTCCGCGGACCGCTCCGACCTGACGGACGTCAAGGCGGAGATCGCGGGCCTGACCAACCGGACCGGCCAGACCGGCTCCCTGGAGACGGCCCTGAACGGGGCGGACGTCTTCATCGGCGTCTCCGGCGGCACGGTCCCGGAGGCGGCGGTGGCCTCGATGGCGAAGGACGCGTTCGTCTTCGCCATGGCCAACCCGAACCCGGAGGTCCACCCGGACGTCGCGCACAAGTACGCGGCGGTCGTGGCCACGGGCCGCTCGGACTTCCCGAACCAGATCAACAACGTGCTGGCGTTCCCGGGCATCTTCGCGGGCGCCCTCAAGGTGCGCGCCACCCGGATCACCGAGGGCATGAAGATCGCCGCCGCCGACGCCATCGCCGGCGTCGTGGGTGACGAGCTCGCCGCCGACTACGTGATCCCGTCGCCGTTCGACGAGCGCGTCGCCGAGGCCGTCGCCACGGCCGTCGCCGCCGCGGCGAAGGCCGACGGCGTGGCCCGCCTGGTCTGA
- a CDS encoding zinc-binding dehydrogenase gives MFAAYAARIDRDQPLNGLELGDRPAPEARPGWVTVNVKAASLNHHDLWSLRGVGLGEERLPMILGCDAAGIDQDGNEVVLHSVIGQSGHGVGPDEPRSILTERYQGTFAEQVTVPAWNVLRKPAELSFEEAACLPTAWLTAYRMLFTNAGVRPGDSVLVQGAGGGVATAAIALGKAAGLRVFATSRDEAKRKRAVELGAVEAYEPGARLPQRVDAVIETVGAATWSHSVKSLRPGGTLVISGATSGDRPAHAELTRIFFLELKVVGSTMGSKDELEDLLAFCATTGLRPVIDEVLPLDRAREGFEKLASGDLFGKIVLTP, from the coding sequence ATGTTCGCTGCCTACGCCGCCCGAATCGACCGTGACCAGCCGCTGAACGGCCTTGAGCTGGGCGACCGCCCGGCTCCCGAGGCCCGACCCGGCTGGGTGACCGTGAACGTCAAGGCCGCCTCCCTCAACCACCACGACCTCTGGTCGCTGCGCGGGGTCGGCCTCGGCGAGGAAAGACTCCCGATGATCCTCGGCTGCGACGCCGCCGGGATCGACCAGGACGGCAACGAGGTCGTCCTGCACTCCGTGATCGGCCAGAGCGGCCACGGGGTCGGCCCGGACGAGCCCCGCTCGATCCTCACCGAGCGCTACCAGGGGACCTTCGCCGAGCAGGTGACCGTCCCCGCCTGGAACGTGCTGCGCAAGCCCGCCGAGCTGAGCTTCGAGGAGGCCGCCTGCCTCCCGACGGCCTGGCTGACGGCGTACCGGATGCTGTTCACCAATGCCGGGGTCCGCCCCGGGGACTCCGTACTCGTCCAGGGCGCCGGCGGCGGTGTCGCGACCGCCGCGATCGCCCTCGGCAAGGCGGCCGGCCTGCGGGTCTTCGCGACGAGCCGGGACGAGGCCAAGCGCAAGCGGGCCGTGGAGCTGGGTGCGGTAGAGGCGTACGAGCCGGGCGCGCGGCTGCCGCAGCGGGTGGACGCGGTGATCGAGACGGTGGGCGCCGCCACCTGGTCCCACTCGGTGAAGTCCCTGCGCCCCGGCGGCACCCTGGTGATCTCCGGCGCCACGAGCGGCGACCGCCCGGCGCACGCCGAGCTGACCCGGATCTTCTTCCTGGAGCTGAAGGTGGTGGGCTCCACCATGGGCTCGAAGGACGAGCTGGAGGACCTCCTCGCCTTCTGCGCGACCACCGGGCTGCGGCCGGTCATCGACGAGGTGCTGCCGCTGGACCGGGCACGGGAGGGGTTCGAGAAGCTCGCGTCGGGCGACCTCTTCGGGAAGATCGTCCTCACCCCCTGA
- a CDS encoding helix-turn-helix domain-containing protein translates to MTEATDLAERAGDRDPRVGLRAVSALRRLLEQLEAVQVRSARAQGWSWQEIAAELGVSRQAVHKKYGRL, encoded by the coding sequence ATGACCGAAGCCACTGATCTCGCCGAGCGGGCCGGTGACCGTGACCCGCGCGTGGGCCTGCGTGCCGTGTCCGCCCTCCGCAGGCTGCTGGAGCAGCTGGAGGCCGTACAGGTACGCAGCGCCCGCGCGCAGGGGTGGTCCTGGCAGGAGATCGCGGCCGAGCTCGGCGTCAGCCGGCAGGCCGTGCACAAGAAGTACGGGAGGCTCTGA
- a CDS encoding Clp protease N-terminal domain-containing protein: protein MFERFTRDARSTVTGAVTEARRSGAATVTEEHLLLSLLTLGALDPLGVDRAAVAADLTAARRRGGMSRADEEALAGLGIDVTQIVSRIEETHGEGALAAPAPRRRTLGSSLRSVLGREEADGRTGNRHVPFTEGAKKVLEQSLRIALGRKDHHIGTLHLLLALLSRPGTVSEVLTDHGITYRTAETTLAA, encoded by the coding sequence ATGTTCGAACGCTTCACCCGCGACGCCCGCTCGACCGTGACCGGGGCGGTGACCGAGGCCCGCCGCAGCGGCGCCGCCACCGTCACCGAGGAACACCTGCTGCTGTCCCTACTGACCCTGGGCGCCCTGGACCCCCTCGGGGTGGACCGCGCGGCGGTGGCCGCCGATCTCACGGCGGCCCGCCGCCGGGGCGGCATGTCGAGGGCGGACGAGGAGGCGCTGGCCGGCCTCGGCATCGACGTCACCCAGATCGTCTCCCGCATCGAGGAGACCCACGGCGAAGGCGCCCTCGCGGCCCCGGCGCCCCGCAGGCGGACCCTGGGCTCCTCGCTCCGCTCGGTCCTCGGGCGCGAGGAGGCGGACGGCCGCACCGGCAACCGGCACGTCCCCTTCACCGAGGGGGCGAAGAAGGTGCTGGAGCAGTCCCTGCGCATCGCCCTGGGCCGCAAGGACCACCACATCGGCACCCTGCACCTGCTGCTGGCGCTGCTCTCCCGCCCCGGCACGGTCTCCGAGGTCCTGACGGACCACGGCATCACCTACCGCACGGCCGAAACCACCCTGGCCGCCTGA
- a CDS encoding PadR family transcriptional regulator produces MPPVFAHGRLRLYLLKLLDEAPRHGYEVIRLLEERFQGLYAPSAGTVYPRLAKLEAEGLVTHATEGGRKVYSITEAGRAELADRGGELADLELEIRDSVTELAAEIRSEVRGAAGDLRREMQAAASASATRTTEEESWQTAKEELRKARQEWKEQARRAKDESRRAREEAQQARRQAKEAQERAREEVQRIAVQLQEQFARSGGVLGSLAGAWLGGTPAAGSAGSAGAGAGAGAGAAAKGAGAADAWADAAGDADRASEWAADLTATGDPARDLDRLLDRFRDEVRDAARDRGVTEAQVAEARRHLEAASARLGTTFGARP; encoded by the coding sequence ATGCCGCCCGTCTTCGCCCACGGCCGCCTGCGCCTGTACCTCCTCAAGCTGCTGGACGAGGCCCCGCGCCACGGGTACGAGGTGATCCGCCTGCTGGAGGAGCGCTTCCAGGGCCTGTACGCGCCCTCCGCCGGCACCGTGTACCCGCGGCTGGCGAAGCTGGAGGCCGAGGGCCTGGTCACGCACGCCACCGAGGGCGGGCGCAAGGTGTACTCCATCACCGAGGCGGGCCGCGCCGAGTTGGCCGACCGCGGCGGCGAACTCGCCGACCTCGAACTGGAGATCCGCGACTCGGTCACCGAACTGGCCGCCGAGATCCGCAGCGAGGTCCGGGGCGCGGCCGGTGACCTGCGGCGCGAGATGCAGGCGGCGGCCTCCGCGTCGGCGACCCGGACCACCGAGGAGGAGTCCTGGCAGACCGCCAAGGAGGAGCTGCGCAAAGCGCGGCAGGAATGGAAGGAACAGGCGCGCCGGGCCAAGGACGAGAGCCGCCGCGCCCGCGAGGAGGCGCAGCAGGCCCGCCGCCAGGCCAAGGAGGCCCAGGAGCGGGCCCGCGAGGAGGTCCAGCGGATAGCGGTCCAGCTTCAGGAGCAGTTCGCGAGGTCCGGCGGAGTCCTGGGCAGCCTGGCGGGGGCCTGGCTCGGCGGTACGCCTGCGGCGGGCTCGGCGGGCTCGGCGGGTGCCGGTGCGGGTGCCGGTGCCGGTGCGGCGGCGAAGGGGGCGGGTGCGGCGGACGCCTGGGCGGATGCGGCGGGGGACGCGGACCGGGCTTCCGAGTGGGCCGCGGATCTGACGGCCACCGGTGACCCGGCCCGTGACCTGGACCGGCTGCTCGACCGCTTCCGCGACGAGGTGCGCGACGCGGCGCGGGACCGCGGGGTGACCGAGGCCCAGGTGGCCGAGGCCCGTCGGCACCTCGAAGCGGCCTCCGCCCGGCTGGGAACCACGTTCGGGGCCCGGCCGTAG
- a CDS encoding DUF4097 family beta strand repeat-containing protein produces MAEQSPESPQPSPAPSTWHFAEPRKLTFEEPVTELRVRVVSGTVNVVAAEEGPARLEVTEVEGPPLYVVQDGGTLTVSYEDAPWNGSHGLKEWFESKPWKAWSGSFSGRKAWERSAAITLSVPAGTHVRVAAVDAASFVSGISGGTDVNGVSGDATLVGLSGRVKAHTVSGSVEAQSVTGEFGFHSVSGSLTVVDGAGVKVRADSVSGDMLIDLDPGPEGSAPVDIALNSVSGQVAIRLPHPADARVEANTATGRVSNAFEDLRVSGQLGAKRITGTLGSGAGTLRATTVSGSIALLRRPQSEADTPAAAPLTLDKKVL; encoded by the coding sequence ATGGCAGAGCAGTCGCCCGAGTCGCCCCAGCCGTCACCGGCGCCGTCGACGTGGCACTTCGCCGAACCGCGGAAGCTCACCTTCGAGGAGCCGGTGACCGAGCTCCGCGTCCGTGTCGTGAGCGGCACCGTCAATGTGGTCGCCGCCGAGGAGGGCCCGGCCCGCCTGGAGGTGACCGAGGTCGAAGGACCGCCCCTGTACGTGGTGCAGGACGGCGGCACGCTGACCGTCTCCTACGAGGACGCGCCCTGGAACGGCTCCCACGGGCTCAAGGAATGGTTCGAGTCCAAGCCCTGGAAGGCATGGTCCGGTTCGTTCTCCGGCCGCAAGGCCTGGGAGCGCAGCGCCGCGATCACCCTCTCCGTCCCCGCCGGCACCCACGTCCGCGTGGCCGCCGTCGACGCCGCCTCCTTCGTCTCCGGGATCTCCGGAGGCACCGACGTCAACGGGGTCTCCGGCGACGCCACGCTGGTCGGCCTGTCCGGCCGGGTGAAGGCGCACACCGTGTCCGGCAGCGTCGAGGCCCAGTCCGTCACCGGCGAGTTCGGCTTCCACTCGGTGTCCGGAAGCCTGACCGTGGTCGACGGCGCGGGCGTGAAGGTGCGCGCCGACTCCGTCAGCGGTGACATGCTCATCGACCTGGACCCCGGCCCGGAGGGCTCCGCGCCCGTGGACATCGCGCTGAACTCCGTCTCCGGCCAGGTCGCGATCCGCCTCCCGCACCCCGCCGACGCCCGCGTGGAGGCCAACACCGCCACGGGCCGCGTCTCCAACGCCTTCGAGGACCTGCGGGTCTCCGGCCAGTTGGGCGCCAAGCGGATCACCGGAACCCTCGGCTCCGGCGCGGGCACCCTGCGGGCCACCACGGTCTCCGGCTCGATCGCGCTGCTGCGCCGCCCGCAGTCCGAGGCCGACACCCCCGCCGCCGCCCCGCTCACGCTCGACAAGAAGGTGCTCTGA
- a CDS encoding LysR family transcriptional regulator — translation MELEVRHLRALCAIADAGSLHKAARQLGVSQPSLTTQLRRIERALDGELFLRERTGCRPTPFGRTVLGRARPLLAEMAALVAEARELAHASRLRIGSTASSALPGWLRRIHRRLPDTETSLVVDVSANALLRMVAAGQLDVAFVHEVEGSPLRVPPELELRVLMEREPQFVSMSRDHPAAGQAVVSLRDLAADRWMVDPSVDGEWDGLRRVFAGAGLDPPVLHADYHTATSLIISGEAVAPCQPTSGPREDMAIRPLCGDPLAVRLLLATRPGAHAEVYEDLRAAYREAALRTPPYRAWLHHHASPLLEVA, via the coding sequence ATGGAGCTTGAGGTCAGGCACCTGCGCGCCCTGTGCGCCATCGCCGACGCCGGAAGCCTGCACAAGGCCGCCCGGCAACTCGGCGTGAGCCAGCCCTCCCTGACGACCCAGCTCCGCCGTATCGAACGGGCCCTCGACGGCGAGCTGTTCCTGCGCGAGCGCACCGGCTGCCGGCCCACCCCCTTCGGCCGGACCGTGCTGGGCCGGGCCCGCCCGCTGCTCGCCGAGATGGCCGCGCTGGTCGCGGAGGCCCGCGAACTGGCCCACGCATCGAGGCTGCGCATCGGCTCCACCGCCAGCAGCGCGCTGCCGGGCTGGCTGCGGCGGATCCACCGCAGGCTGCCGGACACCGAGACCTCGCTGGTGGTGGACGTCTCCGCCAACGCGCTGCTCAGGATGGTCGCCGCGGGGCAGCTGGACGTGGCGTTCGTGCACGAGGTGGAGGGCAGTCCGCTGCGGGTGCCGCCCGAGCTGGAGCTGCGCGTACTGATGGAGCGGGAACCGCAGTTCGTGTCGATGTCCCGGGACCATCCGGCCGCCGGCCAGGCGGTGGTCTCCTTACGGGACCTCGCCGCCGACCGCTGGATGGTGGATCCCTCGGTCGACGGCGAGTGGGACGGGCTGCGCCGGGTCTTCGCCGGGGCCGGGCTCGACCCGCCCGTCCTGCACGCCGACTACCACACGGCGACCTCGCTGATCATCTCCGGCGAGGCGGTCGCGCCCTGCCAGCCGACCTCCGGGCCGCGCGAGGACATGGCGATCCGGCCGCTGTGCGGGGACCCCCTCGCCGTACGCCTGCTCCTGGCGACCCGGCCCGGCGCGCACGCCGAGGTCTACGAGGACCTGCGCGCGGCCTACCGCGAGGCCGCGCTGCGCACGCCCCCGTACCGCGCCTGGCTCCACCACCACGCGAGCCCGCTCCTGGAGGTGGCGTAG